The following are from one region of the Roseobacter fucihabitans genome:
- a CDS encoding carbohydrate ABC transporter permease, whose protein sequence is MSARKQPSLWGQIILLSLIIMICVFPFYWMVTTSLKTHIVALQTPPAWIFEPTLQNYREALFEDGVLRTLINSLVIALSTTALAVLLGVPAAFALARFEFRGKKDLWFWFITNRMVSPIVLALPFFLIARNLGMLDKHITLILIYLTFNLPIVIWIVTDQFRGIPYDLDESARLEGASQFTIMTKICLPLAMPGVAVSSIFAFIFSWNELMFGMVLTRSEAKTAPAMAVSFMEGYNLPYGKIMATSTLIVIPVLIFALLASKQLVRGLTMGAVK, encoded by the coding sequence ATGAGCGCGCGCAAACAGCCATCACTTTGGGGGCAGATCATTTTGCTCAGCCTGATCATAATGATCTGCGTGTTCCCTTTTTACTGGATGGTCACAACCTCGCTGAAGACGCATATCGTCGCTTTGCAAACCCCACCCGCTTGGATTTTCGAGCCGACCCTGCAAAACTACCGCGAAGCCCTGTTTGAGGACGGTGTGCTGCGCACGCTGATCAACTCTCTGGTGATTGCGCTCAGCACCACGGCTCTGGCGGTTTTGCTGGGCGTGCCGGCAGCATTTGCGCTCGCGCGCTTCGAATTCCGGGGTAAAAAAGATCTGTGGTTCTGGTTCATCACCAACCGCATGGTATCGCCAATTGTACTGGCCTTGCCGTTCTTCCTGATCGCGCGCAATCTGGGCATGCTGGACAAACACATCACACTGATCCTGATTTATCTGACCTTCAATCTGCCCATCGTCATCTGGATCGTCACCGACCAGTTTCGCGGAATTCCCTATGATCTGGATGAATCGGCCCGCCTTGAAGGGGCTTCGCAATTCACGATCATGACAAAAATCTGCCTGCCGCTGGCGATGCCGGGCGTCGCTGTGTCCTCGATATTTGCATTCATCTTTTCGTGGAACGAGCTGATGTTCGGTATGGTCCTGACCCGATCAGAAGCCAAGACCGCGCCCGCCATGGCAGTCAGTTTCATGGAGGGGTACAACCTGCCCTACGGCAAGATCATGGCCACCTCGACGCTGATCGTGATCCCTGTCTTGATCTTTGCGCTTCTGGCGTCAAAACAGCTTGTTCGTGGCCTGACAATGGGGGCCGTAAAATAG
- a CDS encoding sn-glycerol-1-phosphate dehydrogenase — MSTWTSQMDSLIAPAVARSEVTDEVVLGAGRLRDTGALVARMTRMPRVLLCADEAGFQAAGQAVVTSLEAAGFEVEAHVLPVNPLPKASVEEAEPFRVALAADADLFPVSVGSGVINDLTKYAAFRTDRRYVTVATAASMDGYTSAGAPLAENGFKVTIPTRAPIAMLADLDIIATAPAEMNGWGYGDLAGKVPAGGDWILADALGVEPIDTVAWPMVQDHLKGWLAGPDGVRSGERDSLARLFVGLAAVGFAMEAHASSRPASGADHQIAHMWEMEGLTHQDQKVSHGAAVSVGCVAALALFDWLLDQDLSRLNVADILGATPSLQARKEALLNAIDAPKIAQKAGVELEAKFATADVHAARLMVLKDCWPALRNRLQSHLYRHQDMADMLRQAGAPAFARQIGVTPEHLLSTMRAATFIRRRYTIFDLLHDIGQTEAAFAAVMPKLISGKSAMAS, encoded by the coding sequence ATGAGCACATGGACTTCCCAGATGGACAGCCTGATTGCGCCAGCTGTTGCGCGCTCGGAAGTGACGGACGAAGTTGTCCTGGGGGCGGGCAGGTTGCGTGATACCGGCGCGCTGGTGGCCCGGATGACCCGCATGCCCCGCGTGCTTCTTTGTGCGGATGAAGCAGGGTTTCAGGCGGCGGGACAAGCCGTTGTCACATCGCTGGAAGCCGCCGGGTTTGAGGTGGAGGCGCATGTTCTGCCGGTCAACCCGCTCCCAAAGGCCTCCGTAGAAGAGGCGGAGCCCTTTCGCGTCGCCCTGGCGGCTGACGCGGATCTTTTTCCAGTGTCCGTCGGATCAGGGGTGATCAACGACCTTACCAAATATGCAGCCTTCAGGACCGACCGCCGCTATGTGACCGTGGCGACGGCAGCTTCCATGGATGGCTACACCAGCGCCGGGGCACCCTTGGCCGAGAACGGTTTCAAAGTGACCATTCCGACCCGCGCGCCCATCGCGATGCTGGCTGATCTTGATATCATAGCGACGGCACCGGCCGAGATGAACGGTTGGGGCTACGGCGATCTTGCGGGCAAAGTCCCAGCGGGAGGCGACTGGATTTTGGCAGATGCGCTTGGCGTGGAGCCGATCGACACTGTCGCTTGGCCCATGGTGCAGGATCATCTGAAGGGGTGGCTTGCCGGGCCAGATGGTGTGCGCTCAGGTGAGCGTGACAGCTTGGCGCGCTTGTTTGTGGGCCTGGCAGCGGTCGGCTTTGCGATGGAAGCCCATGCCAGCTCGCGCCCTGCATCGGGGGCGGATCATCAGATCGCCCATATGTGGGAAATGGAGGGCCTCACGCATCAGGATCAAAAGGTCAGCCATGGCGCTGCGGTCTCTGTCGGGTGCGTCGCTGCGCTGGCGCTGTTTGACTGGTTGCTGGATCAAGATCTGAGCCGCTTGAATGTAGCGGATATTCTGGGTGCGACCCCCAGCCTGCAAGCCCGCAAAGAGGCCCTTTTGAACGCCATCGACGCGCCGAAGATCGCGCAGAAGGCAGGGGTGGAGCTTGAGGCCAAATTCGCAACCGCGGACGTGCATGCGGCCCGGTTGATGGTCCTAAAGGATTGCTGGCCAGCATTGCGCAACCGTTTGCAGAGCCATCTTTACCGCCATCAAGACATGGCCGATATGTTGCGACAGGCCGGTGCCCCAGCCTTTGCGCGCCAGATCGGGGTAACGCCGGAGCATCTGCTTTCGACGATGCGTGCCGCCACCTTCATCCGCCGCCGGTATACGATTTTTGATCTGCTGCATGATATTGGCCAGACCGAAGCGGCATTCGCGGCGGTCATGCCCAAACTCATCTCCGGCAAATCGGCGATGGCCTCATGA
- a CDS encoding sugar ABC transporter substrate-binding protein has product MKLRTLMASTALAATLASGALADGHGWSLKKAAEPYAGTTVDVVFLLRPGYEAIEAMLPAFEQETGIKVNIIKHPYENALGEQVRDFVAGGDLDVALIDLVWIGSFAENEWILPLADVQAKFPETVDPDLDIDDFFPLVLNAFGGWNDTTYGLPVDNYSGLLFYNRCMLEDAGFDGPPQTWAELKDIYGPALTKDGKYAYALQSKRNETQSADSFARMIWPFGGSFLDEDFKSNLMSAESQAGLKFRQDLMQYMPDGIVAYDHAEVVNGFAQGDIAMITEWSAFYSSVVSPDTSTVADCVEIAPEPTGPAGRKPALGGFSMAVASQADEAEQAAAYLFIQWATSKANARAYLERGGVPARQSVYQEDGLEAFKFVPALVESWQEGVPEFRPRFAEWPEITEIVQEWGTKMMLGEVTTEEGAMEIGERMEAVLEEAGYYSGDKPLAQ; this is encoded by the coding sequence ATGAAATTGAGGACATTAATGGCATCGACAGCACTTGCCGCGACACTCGCGTCCGGGGCTCTCGCTGACGGTCATGGGTGGAGCCTGAAGAAGGCAGCCGAACCCTATGCTGGTACGACAGTTGATGTGGTATTCCTGCTACGCCCAGGGTATGAGGCCATCGAAGCCATGTTGCCCGCGTTCGAACAAGAGACCGGCATAAAGGTCAACATCATCAAACACCCCTACGAGAATGCACTGGGCGAGCAGGTCCGTGACTTTGTCGCAGGGGGCGACCTGGACGTGGCGCTGATCGACCTCGTCTGGATCGGCAGTTTCGCCGAAAATGAATGGATTCTACCGCTTGCAGATGTGCAGGCGAAGTTCCCTGAGACCGTTGACCCCGATCTTGATATAGACGACTTTTTCCCGCTTGTTCTGAACGCGTTCGGGGGTTGGAACGATACTACCTATGGGCTGCCGGTCGATAATTATTCAGGCTTGTTGTTCTACAACCGCTGCATGCTCGAAGACGCCGGCTTTGACGGACCGCCACAGACCTGGGCAGAGCTGAAAGATATCTATGGCCCCGCACTGACAAAGGATGGCAAATACGCCTATGCCTTGCAGTCCAAGCGCAATGAAACGCAATCTGCGGATAGTTTCGCGCGGATGATCTGGCCCTTTGGCGGCTCGTTCCTGGATGAAGATTTCAAATCCAACCTGATGAGCGCGGAGAGCCAGGCGGGTCTGAAATTCCGTCAGGATCTGATGCAATACATGCCCGATGGTATCGTCGCCTATGACCATGCAGAAGTGGTCAATGGTTTTGCGCAGGGTGACATTGCGATGATCACGGAATGGTCTGCGTTTTACTCCTCTGTAGTGTCGCCTGATACCTCGACGGTTGCGGATTGCGTTGAAATCGCGCCTGAGCCAACCGGCCCGGCGGGCCGCAAACCGGCGCTTGGCGGATTCTCAATGGCCGTTGCAAGCCAGGCGGACGAAGCGGAGCAGGCCGCAGCCTATCTGTTCATCCAATGGGCCACGTCCAAGGCAAATGCGCGCGCGTATTTGGAGCGCGGCGGCGTGCCCGCCCGTCAATCGGTCTATCAGGAAGACGGGCTTGAAGCGTTCAAGTTTGTTCCCGCCTTGGTCGAAAGTTGGCAGGAGGGTGTTCCAGAGTTCCGGCCGCGCTTTGCTGAATGGCCCGAAATCACCGAGATCGTGCAAGAGTGGGGCACCAAAATGATGCTTGGCGAGGTCACCACCGAAGAAGGGGCGATGGAGATCGGCGAGCGGATGGAAGCCGTGTTGGAAGAAGCGGGATATTATTCCGGCGACAAGCCACTCGCGCAATAG
- a CDS encoding ABC transporter ATP-binding protein, translating to MATVELSKINKYYGDLHALKNVSLSVADGAFVVFVGPSGCGKSTLLRAIAGLEGVSNGTINIDGQDVTNLEPADRDLSMVFQSYALYPHMTVRANMEFGMKVNRIPPAERKARIEEAAQVLQLTELLERKPGQLSGGQRQRVAIGRSIVKNPKVFLFDEPLSNLDAKLRVQMRIELEALHKELDATMIYVTHDQVEAMTMADQIVVLNGGRIEQVGSPMDLYHAPATEFVAGFIGSPAMNIFSATNALGADFAVPSGTSKLGIRPEHVQLGDTGHAGIIRVKEKLGSESYLYIMAGDDTQIVVKTDGEDSYNAGDTVNMIFRENRLHHFDADGQTLK from the coding sequence TTGGCGACTGTAGAGCTTTCGAAAATCAACAAGTATTATGGTGACTTGCACGCCCTGAAAAACGTGTCCCTATCGGTGGCTGACGGTGCTTTCGTCGTTTTCGTGGGGCCATCGGGTTGTGGTAAATCCACCTTGCTGCGCGCGATTGCGGGTCTGGAAGGGGTGAGCAATGGCACGATCAACATTGACGGCCAAGACGTCACGAACCTTGAACCAGCTGATCGCGACCTGTCGATGGTTTTCCAGTCATATGCGCTTTATCCGCACATGACTGTGCGTGCGAATATGGAATTCGGCATGAAGGTCAACCGCATCCCGCCCGCTGAGCGCAAAGCGCGCATTGAGGAGGCCGCGCAGGTTTTGCAACTGACTGAGCTGTTGGAGCGTAAACCGGGACAGCTTTCTGGCGGGCAGCGTCAGCGCGTGGCGATCGGGCGGTCGATCGTGAAAAACCCCAAGGTTTTCCTGTTCGATGAGCCGCTGTCGAACCTTGACGCAAAACTGCGGGTGCAGATGCGGATCGAGCTTGAAGCGCTGCACAAGGAACTGGATGCAACGATGATCTATGTCACCCATGATCAAGTTGAGGCCATGACCATGGCAGATCAAATCGTTGTCCTGAACGGTGGGCGGATTGAACAAGTCGGATCACCCATGGATTTGTATCACGCACCGGCAACAGAATTTGTTGCCGGGTTCATCGGGTCGCCCGCCATGAATATTTTTTCTGCGACCAACGCATTGGGAGCAGATTTTGCTGTGCCAAGCGGCACCTCAAAACTTGGCATTCGGCCGGAACATGTCCAATTGGGCGACACGGGTCATGCGGGCATCATACGTGTCAAGGAAAAGCTGGGCAGCGAAAGCTACCTTTACATCATGGCAGGGGATGACACGCAGATCGTCGTCAAGACGGATGGGGAGGACAGCTACAACGCCGGGGATACAGTCAATATGATCTTTCGCGAAAATCGGCTGCACCATTTTGATGCCGATGGACAAACGCTGAAATGA
- a CDS encoding carbohydrate ABC transporter permease, with product MRDRISGRTIFAFIGPAVIALAAIGIVPLLYAAWTSLHFFNLTKLKNARFIGLENYREVLTDEVFWQAMGRTFFLLGTSLPLQIGLGMIIALVLHQPGLNILKTLARLSLVLPMATTYAVVGLLGQVMFNQKFGVVNQLMGGADINWIGDGTNAFIMIVFWDVWQWTPFVALVLLAGLTMVPGEVEEAARLETKSRWTVLRYVQLPFLLPGLVAVLILRTADTLKLFDMVFTLTRGGPGASTEFISLMIQRVGFRGFDQGLASAQAIILLIITIVLAQIYIRVFYKEV from the coding sequence ATGCGCGATCGAATCTCGGGACGCACCATCTTTGCATTCATTGGCCCCGCCGTGATTGCGCTTGCCGCAATCGGGATCGTGCCCTTGCTCTATGCGGCGTGGACGTCGCTGCATTTCTTCAACCTGACCAAGCTTAAGAACGCCAGGTTCATTGGTCTCGAAAATTACCGGGAAGTGCTGACCGATGAGGTCTTCTGGCAGGCCATGGGGCGCACGTTCTTTTTGCTTGGTACATCGCTGCCATTGCAGATCGGGCTTGGGATGATCATCGCATTGGTGCTGCATCAACCCGGACTGAATATTCTCAAGACCCTGGCCCGGCTCAGCCTCGTGCTGCCGATGGCAACGACCTATGCAGTTGTCGGCCTGCTGGGGCAAGTCATGTTCAACCAGAAATTTGGCGTGGTGAACCAGCTCATGGGCGGTGCGGATATCAACTGGATCGGGGATGGCACGAACGCCTTCATCATGATTGTCTTTTGGGACGTTTGGCAATGGACGCCCTTCGTCGCACTTGTCCTTTTGGCCGGTCTGACAATGGTGCCGGGCGAGGTCGAGGAGGCGGCGCGGCTGGAAACGAAAAGCCGTTGGACCGTGCTGCGTTACGTGCAGCTGCCTTTCCTGCTGCCCGGACTTGTTGCAGTCCTGATCCTGCGAACCGCAGACACGCTCAAATTGTTCGACATGGTGTTCACGCTGACACGAGGCGGGCCCGGCGCCTCGACCGAGTTCATTTCTCTGATGATCCAAAGGGTGGGCTTTCGGGGCTTTGATCAGGGCCTCGCCTCGGCTCAGGCGATCATCCTGCTGATCATCACCATTGTTCTGGCGCAGATCTACATCCGCGTTTTCTACAAGGAGGTTTGA
- a CDS encoding sugar-binding transcriptional regulator — translation MSRQSKTEILDANEQLLVRLAWACEVQGMTQGQAAKQFGVTRLRVNKSLAEARERGIVRVTINSSFGPCIELEDQLRHRYGLETATVAPVGGEDFKLYTVLGAALGQFLNRLLERPDIKLFGMSWGNTLNMATRFMEPMNRPDLEITSVMGGLTKGSDVNSYEITTRLADLCNASHSYFTAPVYAASLASREILEQQQEFKGSIEKIRCADGLALAAGDMQHSLLLADGLPEDIDVNELIEAGAVGDIIGYFLRADGSLIDHDINARVLGIKLADLNDLANVILAAGGMNKVPIIQAILLRNCVNHLVTDEHTARGLLAAPT, via the coding sequence ATGTCGCGCCAATCCAAGACCGAAATTCTGGATGCCAACGAGCAGCTTTTGGTGCGGCTGGCCTGGGCCTGTGAGGTGCAGGGCATGACCCAGGGGCAGGCAGCCAAGCAATTTGGCGTCACCCGTTTGAGGGTCAACAAATCCCTCGCCGAGGCCCGTGAACGCGGAATCGTGCGCGTGACGATCAATTCCTCCTTTGGCCCTTGCATCGAACTGGAAGACCAGCTGCGCCACAGATACGGGCTCGAAACCGCAACCGTAGCGCCGGTGGGTGGCGAAGATTTCAAGCTTTATACGGTATTGGGCGCGGCCTTGGGGCAATTCCTGAACCGCCTGTTGGAGCGCCCCGATATTAAACTCTTCGGGATGTCCTGGGGCAATACTCTGAATATGGCGACCCGTTTCATGGAACCGATGAACCGCCCCGACCTTGAAATAACTTCTGTAATGGGCGGGCTCACCAAAGGCTCCGACGTCAATAGCTACGAAATTACGACGCGCTTGGCTGACCTGTGCAACGCATCCCACAGCTATTTCACAGCACCGGTCTATGCCGCCAGCCTGGCGTCGCGCGAAATTCTGGAACAGCAACAGGAATTCAAAGGATCCATTGAAAAAATCCGCTGCGCAGACGGGCTGGCCCTGGCCGCTGGCGACATGCAGCACTCTTTGTTGTTGGCGGATGGTTTACCCGAAGACATTGATGTCAACGAGCTGATTGAAGCCGGGGCCGTTGGCGACATCATCGGGTATTTTCTGCGCGCGGACGGCAGCCTGATTGATCACGATATCAACGCTCGGGTCTTGGGTATCAAGCTGGCGGATCTGAATGACCTCGCGAATGTGATCCTGGCGGCAGGCGGCATGAACAAAGTCCCAATCATTCAGGCGATCCTGCTGCGCAACTGCGTCAACCATCTGGTCACGGATGAACATACGGCGCGTGGTCTGTTGGCGGCACCGACATGA
- a CDS encoding SDR family NAD(P)-dependent oxidoreductase — translation MTWQDRFSIAGKVALVTGASSGIGAEIVRVFTQAGATVIATGRCEHRLNTLAQQTACTTIAADIATVEGCESVITQALAGQEQVDILVNSAGVALVGPVLEFDPADWDRTMAINLRAPFLLAKGVAPGMIAAGGGKIINISSQTGVIALPDHAAYAASKGGLNALTKSLMAELAPHNIQVNAICPTVVLTEMGRQIWSPPEKSGPMIAATPLGRFGEPVEIADMALYLAAPASDLVNGALMMIEGGFSSV, via the coding sequence ATGACGTGGCAAGACAGGTTTTCGATTGCTGGTAAGGTCGCTTTGGTTACGGGCGCATCCTCTGGCATCGGGGCGGAGATCGTGCGGGTCTTTACGCAGGCTGGTGCGACTGTCATCGCGACCGGGCGTTGCGAACACCGCCTGAACACGCTTGCACAGCAGACCGCCTGCACCACGATTGCGGCGGATATTGCCACGGTGGAGGGCTGTGAAAGCGTCATCACGCAGGCGCTGGCAGGACAGGAACAGGTCGATATTCTGGTCAACTCGGCTGGCGTCGCGCTTGTCGGGCCCGTTCTTGAGTTTGACCCGGCCGACTGGGACCGGACGATGGCGATCAACCTGCGCGCGCCGTTCCTTTTGGCCAAAGGTGTGGCACCTGGGATGATCGCCGCAGGGGGCGGGAAGATCATCAACATCTCCTCGCAGACCGGGGTGATCGCGCTGCCCGACCACGCCGCCTATGCAGCGTCCAAGGGAGGGTTGAACGCGCTGACCAAATCGCTGATGGCCGAACTGGCCCCGCATAACATTCAGGTCAACGCGATCTGCCCAACGGTTGTTCTGACCGAAATGGGTCGGCAAATCTGGAGCCCGCCGGAAAAGTCCGGACCGATGATTGCTGCAACCCCGTTGGGCCGGTTCGGCGAACCGGTCGAGATTGCCGATATGGCGCTGTACCTTGCTGCACCCGCCTCTGATCTGGTCAACGGGGCGCTTATGATGATCGAAGGGGGTTTTTCCAGCGTATGA
- a CDS encoding SIS domain-containing protein yields MTLKKLASRAITEIGAVLDSALPHQVEVMAAPILNAKRIALYGVGREGLMMKSLAMRLFHLGLDAHVVGDMTTPPLGTGDMLIVSAGPGEFSTVSGLIDVAKTAGAATMCVTATPDGTVPQSVTHVVHLEAQTMANDQEGATSVLPMGSLFEAVQFLFFEMVILHLRDQMGLSANAMRANHTNLE; encoded by the coding sequence ATGACACTCAAGAAACTTGCATCCCGCGCGATCACCGAAATCGGGGCCGTTCTGGACAGCGCGCTGCCACATCAGGTTGAGGTGATGGCCGCGCCAATCCTGAACGCCAAACGTATCGCCCTTTACGGCGTGGGACGCGAGGGGCTGATGATGAAGTCGCTTGCGATGCGGCTGTTTCATTTGGGGCTGGATGCGCATGTGGTTGGGGACATGACAACGCCGCCGCTTGGTACAGGTGATATGTTGATTGTCAGCGCGGGTCCGGGTGAATTTTCCACAGTCAGCGGTTTGATTGACGTCGCCAAGACCGCAGGGGCAGCCACCATGTGCGTTACCGCAACGCCAGATGGCACGGTGCCGCAATCCGTGACCCATGTGGTTCACCTTGAGGCGCAAACCATGGCGAATGATCAGGAGGGCGCGACCTCGGTTCTGCCTATGGGCTCGCTGTTTGAAGCGGTACAGTTCCTGTTCTTTGAAATGGTAATCCTGCATTTGCGGGATCAAATGGGTCTGAGCGCTAATGCAATGCGCGCCAATCACACCAATCTGGAGTAG
- a CDS encoding acetamidase/formamidase family protein — protein MTKMLKASTDTCHWGFFDAALQPVMTLESGTEITIDTLSGAPRNLPGDGFHVPPELLELHAAGVPSVPGHLLTGPVAVAGAMPGDVLQVDILEVSLRQDWGFNFIRPLAGTLPADFPTPHHTIIPLDGERGIATLPWGLELDLNPFFGVMAVAPPPAWGRISTIEPRAFGGNIDNKELIAGTTLYLPVFTEGALFSCGDGHGAQGDGEVCVTAIETALQGRFRLSVRKDLDLTYPQAETPTHYITMGMAPDLDRCAEMALRDMIALVSERAGICREDAYMLCSLAGDLRITQTVNREKGVHMMMAKNLIDRG, from the coding sequence ATGACCAAAATGCTCAAGGCATCGACCGACACCTGCCATTGGGGCTTTTTTGACGCCGCTTTGCAGCCCGTCATGACACTCGAAAGTGGCACCGAGATCACAATCGACACCCTCTCTGGTGCGCCCCGGAATTTGCCCGGCGATGGCTTTCATGTGCCCCCTGAACTGCTGGAACTGCATGCAGCGGGTGTGCCTTCTGTGCCGGGACATCTGCTGACGGGGCCCGTTGCCGTTGCCGGTGCGATGCCGGGGGATGTGCTGCAGGTCGATATTCTGGAGGTTTCATTGCGACAGGACTGGGGTTTTAACTTTATCAGGCCGCTGGCCGGCACCCTTCCTGCTGATTTTCCAACGCCGCATCACACGATTATCCCGCTGGATGGTGAGCGCGGTATCGCCACGTTGCCCTGGGGTCTTGAACTGGATTTGAACCCATTTTTTGGTGTTATGGCGGTCGCGCCGCCCCCCGCCTGGGGACGGATTTCCACGATTGAACCGCGTGCCTTCGGGGGCAACATCGACAATAAGGAACTGATTGCGGGTACAACGCTTTACCTGCCTGTTTTCACAGAAGGCGCGCTGTTTTCATGCGGTGATGGTCACGGTGCCCAAGGGGACGGCGAGGTCTGCGTCACCGCCATTGAAACCGCGCTTCAGGGGCGCTTTCGGCTCAGCGTTCGCAAAGATCTTGACCTCACTTACCCGCAGGCTGAAACGCCCACTCATTATATCACGATGGGAATGGCCCCCGACCTTGATCGCTGCGCTGAGATGGCCTTGCGTGATATGATCGCATTGGTGTCAGAGCGGGCCGGTATCTGCCGCGAAGATGCCTATATGTTGTGCAGTCTCGCGGGGGATCTGAGGATCACGCAAACAGTGAACCGCGAAAAAGGTGTCCATATGATGATGGCGAAAAACCTGATTGATCGTGGCTGA